GGGGTGGCTTCCTGCCGAGAACGCATTGAAACGGCCAGCCCCATCCCGGCGGAGGATGCTTTCCGCGATGATCGAGCGCGCCGTGTTGCCGGTGCAGAGAAAGAGGACGTTGTAGATGTGGTCAGTCATTGGCTGTCTCCCGCTCCAGAACAACAAGTGGTTTCTGGCGCTGGCTTCGCGCCGCAGCAGGGGCTGGACTCCCCCTTGCCGCCGCTCGCGCGGAATCTCGCAAGCGCTTCATCTTCGCCGTAAATCGTGCTTTCGCCGCTCGTCAGGAACGACTCCCACAAGAGCCCTTGCGGGTCGGACGTCCATGCTTTCTCCGACTTGGCGTAGCAGCAGGTTGTCGCGCCCTCTTCCAGCACAGGCCGTTCGGCCCGTTGCAGACGGCCATAGACGTCTTTCAACTCTTCGGCCGTCTCGACCTCGATCCCGAGATGATCGACGCCAGCCTGTCCGCCGCGCGACGATATCGCGAAGTTGACGCGCGGATCATCCAGCATCCATTTCGCGTAATCGGGTTTAGCGACGGTCGGCTCCGACCCGAAAAGCGCGCTGTAAAAGCGGATGGACCCCGCAAGGTCATCAACGGATACGTGCACGTGCAGGCGTTTCATGGCGTACCTTTGGCTGGCAAGTTGAAGGAGCGGCGGCGGCGCAAGCGTCTGTTGCGCCTTGGCAGCAATTCTCGGTCATGTAAGCGAGCAGCGCGTTCATGACCGGATAGGCCGCAGAGTAGATCAGCGACCGGCTTTCGCGCCGAAAGGTGACGAGGTCCGCGTGTTTGAGCTGGCTCAGGTGGAAAGACAGCGTCGCCGGCGCGAGCGCGAGCCGCTCGCCGATTTGCCCCGCGGCAAGCCCCTTAGGTCCGGCTTGCATGAGCA
This window of the Methylocystis hirsuta genome carries:
- a CDS encoding ArsI/CadI family heavy metal resistance metalloenzyme translates to MKRLHVHVSVDDLAGSIRFYSALFGSEPTVAKPDYAKWMLDDPRVNFAISSRGGQAGVDHLGIEVETAEELKDVYGRLQRAERPVLEEGATTCCYAKSEKAWTSDPQGLLWESFLTSGESTIYGEDEALARFRASGGKGESSPCCGAKPAPETTCCSGAGDSQ
- a CDS encoding ArsR/SmtB family transcription factor, producing the protein MEKHDAIAALVALGHETRLDIFRLLMQAGPKGLAAGQIGERLALAPATLSFHLSQLKHADLVTFRRESRSLIYSAAYPVMNALLAYMTENCCQGATDACAAAAPSTCQPKVRHETPARARIR